Proteins co-encoded in one Medicago truncatula cultivar Jemalong A17 chromosome 8, MtrunA17r5.0-ANR, whole genome shotgun sequence genomic window:
- the LOC11408431 gene encoding UDP-glucose flavonoid 3-O-glucosyltransferase 7, with product FEELLLQQKPHCIVADMFFPRATDSAAKVGIPTIVFHATGNINMTRLQLPNIFTKIVKLYAEIRESEVRSYGVIINSFYELDGVYADYYREFIGKKEWHIGLFSVYNRDMDTSYRGKEPSINKHKCLKWLDTKDINLVVYVCFGSTNHFLNSQLKEISMGLKASWKDLVLVVKKKREDREKGLPEFEKIMKGKGLIIRGWPLQLLIFQHKAIGAFVTHCGWNLTLESVAAGVPMITWPIAFEEFYNEKLVTEVLKIGVPVGDKKVSGYHSVAILLTRM from the exons TTTGAAGAACTACTGCTTCAACAAAAACCACATTGCATTGTTGCTGATATGTTCTTTCCACGGGCAACTGATTCTGCAGCAAAAGTTGGTATTCCTACGATTGTATTCCATGCTACTGGGAATATCAATATGACAAGGTTGCAGCTGCCAAATATATTCACCAAA ATCGTGAAATTATATGCAGAAATCAGGGAATCAGAGGTGAGGAGTTATGGCGTTATTATCAATAGCTTCTATGAGCTTGACGGTGTTTATGCTGATTATTATAGAGAGTTTATTGGAAAAAAAGAATGGCATATAGGTCTATTCTCAGTTTACAACAGAGATATGGATACATCATACCGCGGAAAAGAACCCTCTATCAATAAACACAAGTGTCTAAAGTGGCTTGACACAAAAGATATCAACTTAGTTGTTTATGTGTGCTTTGGAAGTACAAATCACTTCCTTAACTCTCAGCTTAAAGAAATTTCTATGGGACTCAAAGCATCGTGGAAAGATTTAGTTTTGGTGgtgaagaaaaagagagaagatagagaaaaaggTCTACcagaatttgagaaaataatgaaaGGAAAAGGACTAATTATAAGAGGTTGGCCTCTTcaacttttgatttttcaacatAAAGCTATTGGAGCATTTGTGACTCATTGTGGATGGAACTTAACTTTGGAAAGTGTGGCTGCTGGAGTACCTATGATTACTTGGCCTATAGCTTTTGAGGAATTTTATAATGAGAAGTTGGTAACTGAAGTACTTAAAATTGGTGTACCTGTTGGAGATAAAAAAGTTAGTGGATACCATTCAGTAGCTATTTTACTTACAAGAATgtga